In Tripterygium wilfordii isolate XIE 37 chromosome 17, ASM1340144v1, whole genome shotgun sequence, the genomic window tttcttgTCCCTTACGCCAAGTGTACCACCTTTAAGGAAGGTTCCTACCTAGTCTTCTCGTCTATAATAGTGGCAGATCGTGAAATTTCACCTCTCGTCACCTTGTGGGCACAtactatataaaaatataaatataaatagtaaaaaaaaattacaattattgtccacgagttttcatgttttgaaaaTGATGCATTGCAACATCATTAGTAATTGATGCAGATCCAATTGTTGGTGCGTTTTTCGAGAGATACGAGTGAAATGGGAAATTGGGACGTAATGTCATTAAAGTATTTGTCAATGTGGTTGGattgaattgaaaattgaattgTTGACTCGAAACGATGTGTTCTGCAAAATCAGTATTTTTGCCACCGCATATGTTAGTTTTGGACCAAATTCCATCGTTTATGCCTTCAAATAAGgtaattattattgttttggtCTTTTTCATTACTTTCGATACTTTAGGGATTTCATTACTTTGTCTCCTTTCGAGTTGTTTTATAGTTTTAACTTTCGTACTATTTTAAATTTAAGGTTGTAAACGCTTGAGGTTATTTTCGATTTTGATTTTATACATTAAGAGACATCTAGTCTTTTTTCTAATTATTTGGTATTCATTCGAATCAATAGAGCATTGAAGCTTTAAACCTGGTATTCATGTGTCAAATCAACATATTTAAGTAGATTTGTTCTTGATATTCATGTGTTTAATCAACTGGTCCAAATAGACATTTCTTTCACTATTCTACCTGTATCTCTGTATATAATTTAAGTAACTCTTTCTTTATAAAACATACTATATaatcattttaaaaataaaaattgatcgTTTATTTTCGGATATAATAGAATATTCttaacacccaaaaaaaaaaagaagaatattaTTAACAAATTCTCTACCCCGAAATTACCAAAACTTCGGCGCTTGATTTCACCAGATCCAAAGCCATTCTTCATTCTCAAGCTACTATATTAATTAGTAACTCCATCACTCCATCCAATCTCTAGGAACTCTCTTTTGCTTTAAATTCTGTACATCTAATTtgcatttgagagagagagagagagagagagtctgcTGCCCTTGCTGTATCATCTCGTTGCTACTACAGATCCAGGTAAATCAATCTCAGTACTAGTACTATCTACCCACTACAAATTGTGGTTTagcatttgttttcttcctCCATTGCATTCTCTATCTTGTTCAGTTTTAATATTTTAGTTAGGGTTTCTTTGGTTCCGCATTTGGACAACTTTTATGTTATTCGAATGCCAAACGTTATGCTCCGCGCGTACCAAATTATCAAGTTATTTGTTGGTTAATTTGGAAAAAGCGTCCATATGTGCTTAAACTTTGGTTGAGTGGAACTTGTTTCAATATTTTTAATTGTCGGATCTCTCTTTAAAGGTAATTTTAGTTTGTTCTTGGGTTATACCCGTCTGTATtgttaataaaatttttatattcAAAAATACATTATGGTATCACTAGTTATATTTATCATGCCTAATTTATGGATTTTATACTATTACCATAtagtattaaattattaatagcCTATAATTACattaagggtgcgtttggtataggagtaagaatttgggggtataatttgttacccatgtaaatgttacaagggtaataataattatggagaataattgttaccattgtttggtaaagaagggtaaaatttacccaaacattcattactcttgtttgttgtttgttaCGGCTATacgttactggtgtaataccattacctttgtttgttattattgtaatgaaccaaactagaaaaaagtaagatcatgttttgtttttattgttacgactatcatgtatcaaaatttaaaaaacatagatacatatgcatatatatatatacacacataggcagacccatatatatataggtttctAGTGTGAAATTCTCCTCGTTCGAGCTTATTTTCAATTACCATCTGTGAGGAGTTTTTTGGGGATTTAATTAAGGAGGTAATAGGTTAGAGTAAAACttcctattactttttattactcaGGTCCCCCACCAGTaaattttatgtataaaaaataagttcaattactaaaatttattacaggagtaaaaattatactgacataacaaacacaagtaaacttaaaatttaattacccttgtaaccattacaTCCCATTACCcctctaccaaacgcaccatataGGTATTTTCatacaaacataaaaaaatttaaaagtagtATTTTAGGGAAAATTTTCCAtttcatagaaaaagaaaattctacGGGAATTGTATACGCAAGGAGGGAAAGATAGAAGTGGCCGTTTGAGTGGACTCCTTAGTCCTTACCACCCGAGTGGCGCAACCTCAAACTGAAGTCACCGGCGGACACCTTCTTCTCGGAGAGCGCCACTCGCTTCAGCCAGATCAAAGAATCTTAGATCGACAATTCAATACTTGAGATCTGATACTTTTCACATTGCAATTTGTCCTCCTTTTATCAATTTATCGATTGTTTGGATTGGATCTTCAAGATCTACGACCGGAGGAGGAACAACAGGAGGTCTTTATTCTGTCGCtgcataattttgttttgtttgttctaTATTGATCTGCTTTTCTTCCTTGAAGTCGTATGTTTTAATGTTTCTTTTGAGACTTCATTTGTGTTTGTGGATTCTgaataaaattcaataatatcGTGAAGAATTTATGTTCAGTTTGAAGTCCATAGAGTGGAAAAGAGAGATTATAGCTTTCTTAACGTTGATTAGTGTTAGCTTCAATGCCGTATCGGCTGATGATTCTGTTTGCAGTGCATTGTACTCACTGTTGCGGGTTGTGTCCtacatttttatttctttgataTGTGGTCTTCATTATTTTCCGGTAGGcttaaaattttagttttatgtTAATTGGAAGAATAACTGCTTGGTGGATTTGATGACAGAGGGGCGCATATTAATTCCAATGGCAGCAGTAAAGCCTGGTTTGATTGCTTTGTTTGATGTTGATGGCACTCTTACAGCTCCAAGAAAGGTATCAGATTTCTCAATCTTCCTCTGACCTCACTGTTCCCTTTAGattattatgaattttctttttcttagttGAATCTGTGCAAGCAACCATCATAGCTAGTGTCCTTTTATTAGGTAGAGTGTTAGTGTTATGAATTTGGAAGTGACGATATATCTGGTTTTCATTTAAATGCAAGATGGCTACTCCAGAGATGATTGAGTTCATGCAGGAACTCCAGAAGGTATGTTGCTGATAACTTGATTGTAATGAGTTATTTATACTGCATCTTGTTTGTTTGAACCCCAGAAAGCCATGGGTATGTATTAACAGCTTCAGATGTTGGCATGTTGCAGAATGTCACAGTTGGAATTGTGGGTGGATCTGACCTTTCCAAGATATCAGAGCAGCTCGGGAAAACAGGTTTGCTCAAGTGACCCTTAGCTTCATGCTTTTAAGATAAAGTGAGGAAAAAGGGATCGAAATTCCTGAAAGCGATTCTTTGTTCCAATGTTCTGATATTCTCCAAAACTATAATCCATCTAGGTGGGTATTTAATTCCTCATTTTTATTGAGTGCAGTATGATTTTCTCCTTGAACATGATTCCCTTGTCAGTATTGTTAGTCGTGCTGCGATTTAAGTAGctatttcaattgattttgttaAAAACAGAACTGAGGGCTGAACATTGTGTTGCAAACATCACCTGGATGATTTTGCTTGTATTACTGATCTAAATTCTTTTTGTGACGATTTGTGTTACATAAGATGGCAAAAAATTTATGCATTGAAAATGTGTTTCAAGAGGTTATAGCTGAAAATAATTTCACTTTTCGGCATTATTGAACTGAGGTAAGCCTTTTGTCAAAGCTAGGAAATTCGTGAAGATCACAATCAGGCAATCAGCAGGAGGTCTATTGAACTTGAACTGTTAAGAGAACATTCATTATTCATATTGTGAAGGAGCCAAAGGAAAATTGACATTTTGAGATAGCAGAACAAGAATTGTTTTGTCTAAATCGAAAATTGAAACTATTCCAATATTATgatcaatttaattattttctttgtagAAAACAATAAACGGATAAGAGCCACATGAAGTGTGTGTGAAAGGATAAAATTATGGCTTTCAGTTTTATTGTCGTTAAAATTGATATAATTGCATCTAATAGTTCCCCTCCCGCCCTCTTTCATATGTGCAGTTGTTAATGATTATGACTATGTATTTTCTGAGAATGGCCTTGTGGCTCATAAGGATGGGAAACTCATTGGCACCCAGGTACCTTCTATAGCACAAACCTAACGTGCAGGTGTTAGGTTCATGTCATTGCAGTCCTATTGGATAATGGATTCTTGTAATTTCGACATATACAATGCAGTGAAATGAATAGGATGAAAATGGTGCTAGTATGTGGCCATgcataaaataaaatggaagaaaaacaaatcatagcttctttattgataagaaatgaaaaagtgATCCAAATTAGAGGTAATTCCAGCTAAAGATATGATAAAAATGTCTTAGATGGTTTTGATGTATACGACACAGGAATGCAAATGCCTCAGTATAAaggatttttgttgttttttcgttctttttttttccttctaaggGAAAGGTACAAATAGTTCTGCATTTTGCTTGAAATTCTTGAGTTCATTTCATTGTGTTGGGAATTTTCATGTGCTTTACAGATTTTCATACCTAATTATTTATTACAAACTCTTGTCGTTTTCCATCTTTCTGTACCCTATTCTGCTCCTTGCTTGATTGGTGTATTGTTTTTCTTTGCCCAGAGCTTGAAATCATTTGTTGGAGAAGAGAAGCTCAAGGTAAGAACCCTACTCACCACAGATTGTTTTAAATTTCTtctcaaagaaagaaacaagaaataaataaaaatggattCAGAGGTATTATATGGTCAGAAAGACAAGATTTTGCTGAGAAACATACACACAACACTTCCTATAGTCATCCATTGACAGCCACTGCATGCCAAACTGTTGTTCAATGAATATTGACATGCTATTTATCTATTAATATTCTTTCCTTAGGATTAGAGAAATGTGCAGTAGAATAGGTAACTTATCAGTTTGCTTAAAAGATTGCCAATATTTGTGCAGGAATTTATAAACTTTACCCTCCACTATATTGCTGACTTGGATATCCCGATAAAGAGGTCAGTATAATAGAAACCCTGAAGTCAGTTTTCATGTGTGGCAAGTTTTCTAAGACCTGTCTTTCTCTTTTACGACTGTAGGGGGACATTTATAGAATTTCGAAGTGGGATGCTCAATGTGTCACCTATTGGGCGGAACTGCAgccaagaagaaagagatgagttTGAAAGGTACGACAAGGTGAGAAACTTTGGCTTTACTTGTGTAAAAGATAAAACGGGCAGTTGTGTTCATGTTACATATATTATGTTTGGATGATACATATGTtgacaaaaaatttaatattgatGTTCAGGTTCACAATGTACGTCCAAAAATGGTAGCTGTGCTTCGTGAAAAGTTTTCTCACCTCAACCTTACATTTTCTATTGGAGGGCAAATAAGTTTTGACGTGAGTAGCAATTTATCTTGTTTAAACTTCTTCATTTTAGATGGTTAAATGGAGGACCATTAGGAAGGTTTGAATTGAATCTCTCATCGGTTCATTTACCAGGTTTTCCCCCAAGGATGGGACAAGACGTACTGCCTTAGATACCTTCAAGATTTTCATGTCATCCACTTCTTCGGTGACAAAACTTACAAGGTCAACATCTTGCCATGATATATTGGCCATTATTTATTGCTTTCTGCTTTACTCAAGTCAGCTATGTTTCACCCTGCTTTTATGATATGTTTCTCTTTTAAGATTTGTCTCCTTAACTAACTACTTTCGAGTTGTGACCTTAACTTTTTGCTGTGTTATGTTTCCAAGCAATGAGCttgaattttgttattcttGGTCCTGCTGGTCATTACATGAATTGCCTTCATGTTttctagagtttttttttttttgttcttggtaGGTAATATCTGATAAAATTGAATAGAAGAGCGTGCAAGCTATAGAAATTGAGTTATTAGGCACATTGGCTGGAGGATAGTCCAAGGATTGCATTAGTTTAGCATTGATACTGATCCCTGTGTACTCTGGGGCTGAAATTCATAAATTTACATCTGGAATGTCTATTATAATCATCTAAGATAACCTGTGTGATTATATCCGAAAAATAAGTTGTTGTAACCTAAAATGAACATAATATGTTGATGTTCTATCTCCTATGTATATGCACATACTGTATTTACACTTTTCTTTTGTGGTCACAAACCTGTGTGTGTCTATTTTCAAATATGTGTATTCTCAACTGTACCTAACAGAAAGGCTGATGCATTTTCATTGAGCAGGGCGGAAATGATCATGAAATTTATGAATCGGAGAGGACCATTGGTCATAAAGGTTTGCTCTACATTTCAACCTTCACTCATTATGGTCATTTTCAGTGTCTTATGGAAGGGTGATCATTCCATTCTTTACGATAGTCCCATTATATACCATTGACTCAGCAAACAAAAAGTTCACCATGTTACGCTGTAAATCAGAAGAGATTATTTTCTGTCTTTTAGATGCCGTAAAATCCTTACCATAAGTAAAATAGGTCCAAAGATTATGAACAAGTGATTGTGTTCGCAAAGTACTATTTCCATAATTTAACTTCTCGGGTTTCTTCTTGCAGTTACCAGCCCAGAGGACACGATGGAGCAGTGCAAAAAATTATTCATAGTAAAACCCTGAAAGGCTGAATCTCTGTGGCagtctttttattttaattatctgCCATTTGTAATCTttataaattgaaaaataaatgctAAGCAGACACTCTTGTACAAGTTTGTAACCTATACGATTTGATTGTGGATGAAGAGGTGAAACTCattgtaattttgtttttcttgtaccATCGGACTTCcatctattttgtttttcttgaaacTCATTGTATATTTTGACATAACATAGCAATTCTCTATTTTTTGTCACAACTAGACAAAAAAGGATACATAGAGAGCATATGTGCCCAATAAAGATTAGGGACATACAGTAACTCTTAACGCAAATGAAATATCGTGTGTTCAACTTATATGAGTATTGCGCAAATGGAATCTCGTGTGTTCCATTTCTATGAGTATTTCAATTATCATAATTTATCATCATACGTTTTCTTGGGGATCTAGACTTGCGTTGAGTCTAGACCCAGATCTCAATCATCTATAGTGATTGTGGGATCTTTCATATAACTTGAGATTTATCAATAAGTTATTCCATGGAGAGCCGAATGAGTTGCACATTACAAAAAGACATACATAAGAACTCAAGCCTCAACCTTAAATCCGTTTGAACAAGCCAAAGTTCTGGTTGAACCACAAGTTAAACCGGCT contains:
- the LOC119982004 gene encoding phosphomannomutase produces the protein MAAVKPGLIALFDVDGTLTAPRKMATPEMIEFMQELQKNVTVGIVGGSDLSKISEQLGKTVVNDYDYVFSENGLVAHKDGKLIGTQSLKSFVGEEKLKEFINFTLHYIADLDIPIKRGTFIEFRSGMLNVSPIGRNCSQEERDEFERYDKVHNVRPKMVAVLREKFSHLNLTFSIGGQISFDVFPQGWDKTYCLRYLQDFHVIHFFGDKTYKGGNDHEIYESERTIGHKVTSPEDTMEQCKKLFIVKP